Part of the Lolium rigidum isolate FL_2022 chromosome 6, APGP_CSIRO_Lrig_0.1, whole genome shotgun sequence genome, ACAAGTGCTCACTGTATGTCTTCTGATCTTTATGTAGTTCAATCCTCCATAGACTAGGTTCTAGATTTATATCAAGGTGAACCATATCCGTTACTCATATTTAGGCTTAAACATATCAACCTGGAGTATGAATGATGATTCTGAAAATTATGTGGCCATTTTTTCTCTGAAAAGATGTTCTGTTCATGCTTCTGCGATTTGATATTGATCGTAGCTTCCGAATATACAATATCCACCATGGACTATGGATTTGAGAATTTGGTAGACATTTAATTTTTGTGAGCAATCATAGGAAATATGTTTTGTTAGCAACTGCTGCTCCTTCACCATCATTTTGAATTACTATGAGTATATTCATGAAAACAAATTATAGAAGATTGAAATACTCCGTAGAAAGAGGATAAGGTAAACCAACGACAGAAGAGTAGCCATGTGTCTTTGTCGAGGTTCATTATCAACTCATCAATATCCACCAATAATTTAATGTTGAATCCTTCAAATATCATAAGGAGTACATGATACACGTTGCCTTGATCTTATCCGTTCCCAACATTAAATAAGACAAGCAAACCCAACGGCCAACGCTATCTGTCTATAAAGATGACGTTAAAAGGCAGGCAGATCGCACAGTAGCATCGCCACCAACGCACGCAAGAAAAAATCCTCCAGCTTTCGGTACATCACAGGGAGCAGGACATGGAAGGGAGCAGCGCTCGGACGCCGGAGATCACCATCGTCCCGGCACCTAGgccggcagcgggcggcggcgccgtcgaCGCGGTGAAGGCGGCGAGCAAGGAGCCTATCAGCCCAGGATCACCTTCCCAGGTGGCTGCCGGCCGCCGCAAGGAGAACCAGGGCGTCGTCTCCCTGCCCGGCTGGAAGCTCGACTCCCTCTGCAAGGAGTCCGGCCCGTCGCCGCTCATGATGGCGCGCTTCCCCTATTTCTGAACCCAAGCGCCGTATTGTCATACTGTATCTACTAGTGTGAGCAAATCTTAGATGCTCACCAGGCGGCGTCTGTCCGGTTGCTTGAACTTATTTTGCACTAATATAGTATGTGTGTAAGTTGGTCTCGGAGCTTGTGTGTATGATCGTGTGGATTTGTGTATATATACGATCGTGTGGATTTGATAGCAACGACTTGAATGGTTTCCTACGTCGCTACCGAAATTCCGGAATCTGACCTTGAACCTGCTTTCCGCATCTTTTCTAGCTGCACGTGAGGCCGTTCACATGATTCTAGTGTCCTAGGGTTCTAACTGATGATCGAAGAGCGCGTTTTCCTATTTAGGATCGAGGTTTGATCCAATGATTGCCGTCTTGGAGGAGTCTCCATCGACAAGATCCACTGTCTTTGTAGCATCTGCATCTTTGAAGGTTGGGACGGAGGAGGAAATTGGATCCTTACTTGGAGGCATCTCGAACGGATCCGTCTTGCTCCTTATgtcctgcagttcttctccgaagAGAACATACTCAGCAAAGGTGGCTTCACCCTTTTCACATTGATGAGCCTTTCTGAACTGCCATGGATAGTAATGGTACCGTTGGGTCCTAACATCttcagcttgttgtagatgtagcatgattTCGCATGGAACTTGTGATAGATATGTTTGCCAAAAAATACATAGTATGAGCTCTTGAATGACACAACTTCAAAGGTGTTTCACTCTCGGCGGTAATTGTTTACATCGTTGAAGGCCACTGGAAGTGTGATGATGCGCAAATTTGTCTTTCTACTCGGAACCATGCCATGGAATACGGTGGTGTTTGTGTTTCAGCTGGAAGTTCATCTTTTCCATAGtctcaatgtacatgatattgagGCCACTTCCACCATTTAGGAGGAATTCGGTGAACTCGTATCCGTGTATCAACTAATTCACGACCATGGCATTGCATCCAGGCAAACCCAACTGAGGATGGTCAGATTGGTCCCACGTGAATTGTTTTTCAGACCACAAGACGTATTGAGGAACTTTTTGGACAATAGCATTAAGAGTGTGAAGAGCGGTTCTCTTTGCCTTTGCTGTCAAGCTCCAAGGAAAGTGTGGAAGATGCCGGAGCTCTTCTTctcaaaggttttttttttttggatttggcCCCATCATCGGGTTT contains:
- the LOC124661294 gene encoding uncharacterized protein LOC124661294 translates to MEGSSARTPEITIVPAPRPAAGGGAVDAVKAASKEPISPGSPSQVAAGRRKENQGVVSLPGWKLDSLCKESGPSPLMMARFPYF